Proteins encoded by one window of Nicotiana tabacum cultivar K326 chromosome 10, ASM71507v2, whole genome shotgun sequence:
- the LOC107770216 gene encoding uncharacterized protein LOC107770216 isoform X2: MRRDLEARFNLGGCIHSRGRDSKDRAQRGLTSMEYKSASNHVLLNCPEVQPFLNDFVSQFGHGAVYSTFEAWFKECVNNPNNGVNKFLQDISWGPAPTVITMSKFCVNGYKFHTEECSKYKKSNNSGVCVKGGEGNQDGENDYCGVIKEILELSYSGWPYKKIILFRCKWFDPTPRRDGR; this comes from the exons ATGAGGCGCGACTTGGAGGCCCGATTCAATTTAGGTGGATGTATCCATTCGAGAG GCCGAGATTCTAAAGATCGAGCACAAAGGGGCCTAACTAGTATGGAGTACAAATCAGCTTCaaatcatgtgttgctaaattgtccagAAGTTCAACCCTTTCTTAA TGACTtcgtgagtcaatttggtcatggTGCTGTATATTCTACATTTGAGGCATGGTTTAAAGAGTGT GTCAATAATCCAAACAACGGTGTTAATAaatttttgcaagacatatcttggggacctgcacCTACGGTTATAACTATGTCTAAGTTTTGTGTGAATGGTTACAAATTTCACACCGAGGAATGCTCCAAGTATAAAAAAAGCAATAATAGTGGGGTGTGTGTCAAAGGTGGTGAAGGCAACCAGGATGGGGAAAATGATTATTGTGGTGTGATCAAAGAGATTCTAGAATTGTCATATTctggttggccatataagaagatcatacttttccgatgcaagtggtttgacccaacacCTAGAAGAG ATGGCCGGTAG
- the LOC107770216 gene encoding uncharacterized protein LOC107770216 isoform X1, protein MRRDLEARFNLGGCIHSRGRDSKDRAQRGLTSMEYKSASNHVLLNCPEVQPFLNDFVSQFGHGAVYSTFEAWFKECMAGRGRGRSRKDKRPTDHDNGATPSLSSTPHFHPSTADGRHQSSRHRSIPPHPSTHYTTHHSPVQQYYHNSPPQGYTPLPPNDPTNSYIGASSHQSQGHVIRPSFALFASSPARSHPSRFETAGSQ, encoded by the exons ATGAGGCGCGACTTGGAGGCCCGATTCAATTTAGGTGGATGTATCCATTCGAGAG GCCGAGATTCTAAAGATCGAGCACAAAGGGGCCTAACTAGTATGGAGTACAAATCAGCTTCaaatcatgtgttgctaaattgtccagAAGTTCAACCCTTTCTTAA TGACTtcgtgagtcaatttggtcatggTGCTGTATATTCTACATTTGAGGCATGGTTTAAAGAGTGT ATGGCCGGTAGGGGTCGAGGTAGGTCTAGGAAGGATAAAAGGCCTACTGATCATGATAATGGTGCTACACCCTCTCTTTCTTCCACTCCACACTTTCATCCCTCTACCGCCGATGGTCGGCATCAATCTTCTAGGCACAGATCTATTCCACCACATCCATCTACTCATTATACTACCCACCATTCACCCGTCCAGCAGTATTATCACAATTCTCCACCACAGGGCTATACCCCGCTTCCTCCTAATGATCCTACCAATAGTTACATAGGTGCATCGAGTCACCAGTCACAGGGCCATGTGATACGCCCGTCATTTGCTCTATTTGCTTCATCTCCAGCCAGATCGCATCCATCTAGATTTGAGACGGCCGGATCGCAGTAG